In one window of Candidatus Binatia bacterium DNA:
- the xerC gene encoding tyrosine recombinase XerC: MELERAVQEFIRALRVERNASPHTVRAYDADLQQFLTFMQGMLARAGKGVEVREVTREHVRGFLAALLEQHRKSSVARKLSSVRAFFRFARAQRWLDHDPVAAVQAPRKEQQLPNHLTVDDAFRLLDAVAGDEPIRLRDAAMLEVLYSCGLRVSELVSLDWEDLDSNLQLLRVRGKGAKERLVPIGQKALAALWRYREHIPKLCRRGVKDARAVFLNRSGRRITTRSVARRLDYYVRAAGLLTKVSPHAIRHSFATHLLNAGADLRAIQELLGHASLSTTQRYTHVNLDYLMQVYDKAHPRAGKG, encoded by the coding sequence GTGGAACTGGAGCGTGCCGTTCAAGAATTTATCCGTGCACTCAGGGTCGAGCGCAATGCGTCTCCGCACACGGTCAGGGCGTACGACGCGGACCTGCAGCAGTTTCTAACCTTCATGCAAGGGATGCTGGCCCGTGCGGGAAAGGGAGTCGAGGTGCGGGAGGTGACCCGCGAGCATGTACGGGGCTTTTTAGCCGCGCTTCTGGAGCAGCACCGCAAAAGCTCGGTGGCACGCAAGCTTTCCTCGGTGCGCGCGTTCTTCCGCTTCGCGCGGGCGCAGCGGTGGCTCGATCACGATCCCGTGGCCGCGGTGCAGGCCCCGCGCAAGGAGCAACAACTCCCGAATCACTTGACCGTGGACGATGCCTTTCGGTTGCTCGACGCGGTTGCGGGTGACGAGCCCATCCGCCTGCGTGATGCCGCAATGTTGGAAGTGCTGTATTCCTGCGGCTTGCGCGTGAGCGAACTCGTGAGCCTGGATTGGGAGGATCTCGATTCGAACCTCCAACTGCTCCGCGTGCGGGGCAAGGGCGCGAAGGAACGGCTTGTGCCCATTGGCCAAAAGGCGCTTGCCGCCCTGTGGCGCTATCGCGAGCACATCCCTAAGCTTTGCCGTCGCGGTGTGAAGGACGCACGTGCAGTGTTCCTCAACCGCTCCGGCCGGCGGATTACCACGCGCTCGGTGGCGCGGCGCCTGGATTACTACGTGCGAGCTGCGGGTCTGCTGACCAAAGTCAGCCCGCACGCGATCCGCCACAGCTTCGCAACCCACTTGCTCAACGCCGGAGCAGATTTGCGCGCGATCCAGGAGCTCCTTGGCCATGCAAGCCTTTCGACGACGCAACGTTACACGCATGTGAACTTGGATTACTTGATGCAAGTGTACGACAAAGCACACCCGCGAGCGGGAAAGGGCTAA
- the hslV gene encoding ATP-dependent protease subunit HslV, translating to MQHFHGTTILALRHRGVTVMAGDGQVSLGPTVVKAQARKVRRLYRDSILAGFAGATADAFTLFERFERQLDQFQGNLRRAAVELAKDWRTDRLLRRLEALLLVADRESLLMLSGSGDVIEPDEPVVGIGSGGNYAVAAARALMRHSQLDAAEIAREAMRIAASICVYTNDNVVLEQL from the coding sequence ATGCAGCACTTCCACGGCACAACGATTCTGGCACTCCGACACCGCGGCGTGACCGTTATGGCCGGCGACGGGCAAGTGAGTCTCGGTCCCACAGTGGTCAAGGCGCAGGCCCGCAAAGTTCGCCGCTTATACCGCGACTCGATCCTTGCCGGTTTTGCCGGAGCGACAGCCGACGCCTTCACCTTGTTCGAACGCTTCGAGCGGCAACTCGATCAGTTCCAAGGGAATCTGCGGCGCGCCGCAGTGGAGCTGGCTAAAGACTGGCGCACCGATAGGCTCTTGCGCCGCTTGGAAGCATTACTCCTAGTGGCCGATCGGGAGAGTTTGTTGATGCTCTCGGGTAGCGGCGATGTGATCGAGCCTGACGAGCCCGTGGTTGGCATAGGCTCTGGCGGTAACTACGCTGTAGCTGCCGCGCGGGCGCTCATGCGCCACAGCCAACTGGACGCTGCCGAGATCGCCCGCGAAGCCATGCGCATTGCGGCTAGCATTTGCGTGTACACGAACGACAACGTTGTGTTGGAGCAGCTTTGA
- the hslU gene encoding ATP-dependent protease ATPase subunit HslU: MSFMTPREIVSELDRYIVGQRKAKRAVAVALRNRWRRLQVPEELRDEITPKNIIMIGPTGVGKTEISRRLAKLAQAPFIKVEASKFTEVGYVGRDVESIIRDLTDLAVKMVKDEEEEKVRIRAEELAEERILDLLLPGSRDDEAQQATREKFRKMLRSGQLDDRVVEIEVTKSAFPMVEVFAPQGMEGMESQLKELFSSVAPKQTTKERMRIDDALDYLTNEEASKLIDMEWVTKEAIRRVEETGIVFIDEIDKIAGRETGGAPDVSRQGVQRDLLPLIEGSTVSTKYGMVRTDHILFIASGAFHIAKPSDLIPEFQGRFPIRVELDPLTKEDFVRILTEPQNALLKQYVALLATENVRLSFTPDAVEEIAAIAAEVNRSTEDIGARRLHTVVERLLENLSFDAPEMSGREVVIDAAYVREMLGEIVKNEDLSRYIL, from the coding sequence ATGAGTTTCATGACGCCGCGGGAAATCGTTTCTGAGCTCGACCGCTACATCGTCGGGCAGCGCAAAGCCAAGCGGGCGGTAGCGGTAGCGCTGCGGAACCGCTGGCGGCGCTTGCAGGTGCCGGAAGAGCTGCGGGATGAAATCACTCCGAAGAATATCATTATGATTGGCCCCACGGGAGTGGGCAAAACCGAAATTTCCCGCCGCTTGGCTAAGCTCGCTCAGGCCCCGTTTATTAAGGTCGAAGCTTCGAAGTTTACCGAGGTCGGCTATGTCGGGCGGGACGTGGAATCGATCATCCGCGATTTAACCGACCTGGCGGTGAAGATGGTCAAAGACGAAGAGGAGGAAAAGGTTCGCATCCGGGCCGAGGAGCTCGCTGAAGAGCGTATTCTGGATTTGCTCCTGCCCGGTTCGCGCGACGACGAAGCACAGCAAGCGACGCGCGAGAAATTTCGCAAGATGCTGCGCAGCGGCCAGCTCGACGACCGCGTGGTCGAGATCGAAGTCACTAAGTCCGCTTTTCCGATGGTCGAAGTCTTCGCGCCGCAGGGCATGGAGGGGATGGAATCTCAGTTGAAGGAGCTGTTTTCTTCGGTGGCCCCGAAGCAGACGACCAAGGAGCGGATGCGTATCGACGATGCCCTCGACTACCTCACAAACGAAGAGGCGAGCAAGCTCATCGACATGGAGTGGGTCACGAAGGAGGCGATTCGCCGTGTAGAGGAAACCGGCATCGTTTTCATTGACGAAATCGACAAGATTGCTGGCCGCGAAACCGGTGGCGCGCCCGATGTATCGCGCCAAGGTGTGCAGCGCGATTTGTTACCGCTCATCGAAGGAAGCACGGTGAGCACCAAGTACGGAATGGTGCGCACCGACCACATTTTGTTTATCGCCTCCGGGGCCTTTCATATCGCGAAGCCGTCGGACCTCATTCCGGAGTTTCAAGGGCGTTTCCCGATTCGCGTCGAGCTCGACCCGCTGACGAAAGAGGACTTTGTGCGCATCCTCACCGAGCCGCAAAATGCCCTGCTCAAGCAATACGTTGCCTTGCTGGCCACGGAGAATGTCCGCCTGTCGTTTACCCCGGACGCGGTTGAGGAAATCGCCGCCATTGCTGCGGAGGTCAATCGCTCGACGGAAGATATCGGAGCGCGCCGCTTGCACACGGTTGTGGAGCGCTTGTTGGAGAATTTGTCGTTCGATGCTCCGGAAATGAGCGGGCGCGAGGTGGTGATCGATGCCGCCTATGTGCGGGAAATGCTGGGGGAGATTGTGAAGAATGAGGATCTGTCGCGCTACATCCTCTGA
- the argB gene encoding acetylglutamate kinase has translation MAERADTVKELVARAEVLLEALPYIRRYAGSTMVVKYGGHAMTEESLRQSFAQDIVLLKYIGINPVVVHGGGPQINRVLDMLGIEPQFVRGMRVTDAQTMDVVEMVLGKITNEIVTLIQQHGGRAVGLSGKDGNLIRARKLRVTTEESGRRTKVDIGLVGEVSAVNPTVIEALDRADFIPVIAPIGVGDQGESYNINADLVAGELAAALQAEKLILLTDVEGIRDAAGELISTVDVERAQELIRTKVIDGGMIPKVECCIDALRRGTKKTHIIDGRVRHAVLLEIFTDAGVGTEVVLRQDAAASIARRRPAR, from the coding sequence ATGGCTGAGCGTGCGGATACGGTAAAAGAATTGGTCGCGCGAGCCGAAGTTTTGCTGGAGGCACTCCCGTACATTCGCCGCTATGCGGGCTCCACGATGGTGGTGAAGTATGGTGGGCACGCGATGACGGAGGAGAGCCTCCGCCAGAGCTTCGCGCAGGATATCGTGCTGCTGAAGTACATTGGGATTAACCCGGTGGTGGTCCACGGAGGCGGCCCGCAAATCAACCGCGTGCTCGACATGTTGGGGATCGAGCCGCAGTTCGTCCGCGGCATGCGCGTTACCGATGCGCAAACCATGGACGTGGTAGAAATGGTCCTCGGCAAAATTACCAACGAGATTGTCACCTTGATCCAACAACACGGTGGCCGGGCCGTGGGGTTGAGCGGGAAGGACGGAAACCTCATCCGTGCTCGAAAGCTGAGAGTGACCACGGAGGAAAGCGGCCGGCGGACCAAAGTGGATATTGGCCTCGTTGGCGAGGTGAGTGCGGTAAACCCGACGGTCATCGAAGCTTTAGACCGTGCCGACTTCATCCCCGTGATTGCCCCCATCGGGGTCGGGGACCAAGGGGAAAGCTACAACATCAATGCGGACCTTGTCGCTGGAGAACTGGCTGCCGCACTCCAAGCGGAGAAACTGATTCTCCTCACTGACGTCGAGGGAATTCGCGACGCCGCTGGGGAGCTGATCTCGACGGTCGATGTGGAGCGAGCGCAGGAACTCATTCGCACGAAGGTGATCGACGGCGGTATGATTCCCAAGGTCGAGTGCTGCATTGACGCTTTGCGCCGGGGCACGAAGAAGACGCACATCATCGACGGGCGGGTGCGCCACGCCGTCTTGCTGGAAATTTTCACCGACGCCGGCGTTGGGACCGAGGTGGTGTTGCGACAAGATGCGGCCGCTTCGATTGCACGGCGACGGCCGGCTCGCTAA
- a CDS encoding aspartate aminotransferase family protein — MTSAEIIARNERYLFPVYPRAPLALVRGEGCRVWDADGREYLDFFSSTVVTNLGHAHPRVTAAIVEQAKTILHVSNLHHSAPQGELAELLCQHSFADRAFLCNSGAEANEAALKLARRFGSEHRGGRFEILTMLGSFHGRTLATLTATGQEKVREGFQPLPEGFRYVPFNDLGAIEAAYSPRTVAVMLELVQAEGGVVPVQPDYLRALRQWCDDNGVLLIFDEVQTGMGRLGTLFGYELFGVEPDVLTVAKGLGNGVPVGAMLARASVAESFRLGAHGSTFGGNALACAAAVATVRALLEDGVLENCRRSGAYLKERLLELASSCAAIREVRGHGLLLGVELVHPAAPVVDACRQRGLIVNGTAERVLRIAPPLIVSKAEIDYALGILAEVLRA, encoded by the coding sequence ATGACCTCGGCCGAGATCATTGCTCGTAATGAACGGTATTTGTTCCCCGTGTACCCGCGGGCACCCCTGGCACTGGTTCGCGGCGAGGGCTGCCGTGTTTGGGATGCGGACGGCAGGGAGTACCTCGACTTTTTTTCTTCGACTGTGGTCACCAACCTTGGGCACGCGCACCCGCGGGTGACGGCCGCGATTGTCGAGCAGGCGAAAACGATCCTGCACGTCTCCAACCTGCACCACAGCGCACCGCAAGGAGAACTTGCGGAACTGTTGTGCCAGCACTCGTTTGCTGACCGCGCCTTTCTTTGCAACAGCGGCGCGGAAGCAAACGAGGCAGCGCTCAAGCTCGCGAGGCGGTTTGGAAGCGAGCATCGCGGCGGCCGGTTCGAGATCCTCACGATGCTCGGTTCCTTTCACGGCCGCACCTTGGCGACCTTGACGGCTACGGGACAGGAAAAGGTGCGCGAGGGCTTTCAGCCGTTGCCGGAAGGGTTTCGCTATGTGCCGTTCAACGACTTGGGTGCTATCGAAGCAGCCTATTCGCCGCGAACTGTGGCGGTCATGCTCGAGCTTGTGCAAGCGGAGGGCGGTGTCGTTCCGGTGCAGCCGGATTATCTCCGTGCCCTGCGCCAGTGGTGCGATGACAACGGGGTCCTGCTGATTTTCGACGAGGTGCAAACGGGCATGGGGCGCTTGGGCACGCTCTTCGGCTACGAACTCTTCGGCGTGGAGCCCGATGTGCTTACGGTAGCTAAAGGCCTGGGAAACGGAGTGCCCGTGGGCGCCATGCTTGCCCGAGCGAGCGTGGCGGAGAGTTTTCGCCTCGGTGCCCATGGCTCGACGTTCGGAGGGAATGCGCTGGCCTGCGCCGCCGCTGTGGCCACGGTGCGCGCGTTGTTGGAGGATGGGGTTTTAGAGAATTGCCGGCGCTCCGGCGCATACTTGAAGGAACGCTTGCTCGAACTGGCAAGCTCTTGCGCTGCTATTCGTGAGGTTCGCGGGCATGGCTTGCTCCTCGGTGTGGAGCTCGTTCATCCAGCGGCGCCCGTGGTTGATGCTTGCCGGCAGCGAGGGCTAATCGTCAATGGCACGGCCGAGCGCGTCCTGCGCATCGCACCACCATTGATCGTGTCCAAAGCCGAAATCGATTATGCCCTCGGGATCCTCGCTGAGGTGCTCCGAGCATGA
- the argF gene encoding ornithine carbamoyltransferase — translation MKRDFLSLRDLSRAELEEILRLAAQLKDDWQHCRPHPLLHGRVLAMIFEKPSLRTHVTFEVGMFQLGGHAVYLTPADIQLGKRETVADAARNLERWVDVIMARVYDHATLEELARWASVPVVNGLSDRLHPCQVLSDCFTLRERGFDLGQLRVAFVGDGNNMAHSWINAAARFGFELVLACPSGYEPDSRLVDAARADGARVHVVRDPAQAANDADVIYTDAWTSMGQEAEAEERRRAFSDYQVNADLVRLAKPNAVVMHCLPAHRGEEITDEVIDGPQSIVFDQAENRLHVQKAILVWLVQHSSQRRPVVAPSGV, via the coding sequence ATGAAACGCGACTTCTTGAGCCTGCGGGACTTGTCGCGCGCCGAATTGGAAGAAATCTTGCGACTCGCAGCGCAACTGAAGGACGATTGGCAGCATTGTCGCCCGCACCCCCTGCTCCACGGGCGTGTGCTCGCCATGATTTTCGAGAAACCGAGCCTTCGCACACACGTCACATTCGAGGTCGGCATGTTCCAACTCGGCGGGCACGCGGTGTACCTCACGCCTGCGGACATCCAACTGGGCAAGCGAGAAACTGTGGCCGATGCGGCGCGGAATCTCGAGCGCTGGGTGGACGTCATCATGGCGCGAGTGTACGACCACGCGACGCTCGAAGAACTCGCGCGTTGGGCTTCCGTTCCCGTCGTGAATGGTCTCTCCGATCGGCTGCATCCGTGTCAGGTGTTGTCCGACTGCTTCACGTTGCGCGAACGCGGTTTTGATCTCGGCCAACTGCGCGTGGCGTTCGTCGGCGACGGCAACAACATGGCCCACTCGTGGATTAATGCCGCCGCTCGCTTCGGCTTTGAATTGGTGTTGGCTTGCCCGAGTGGTTACGAGCCCGATTCCCGGCTCGTTGATGCTGCGCGGGCAGACGGTGCCCGTGTCCACGTGGTGCGCGACCCCGCGCAAGCCGCCAACGATGCCGACGTAATCTACACCGATGCTTGGACAAGCATGGGCCAGGAGGCTGAGGCCGAGGAGCGGCGACGCGCTTTCAGTGACTACCAAGTCAATGCCGACCTAGTGCGGCTGGCCAAGCCGAATGCCGTGGTGATGCATTGCCTGCCTGCGCACCGCGGAGAGGAAATTACCGACGAGGTGATCGACGGCCCCCAGTCCATTGTTTTCGACCAGGCGGAAAATCGCCTGCACGTCCAAAAGGCAATCTTGGTTTGGTTAGTACAACACAGCTCTCAGCGGCGGCCCGTTGTGGCGCCGTCGGGGGTTTGA
- a CDS encoding argininosuccinate synthase has translation MEQPKKVVLAYSGGLDTSVILRWLVDTYGCEVIAFCADLGQGEELAPVEEKARRTGASKVYIEDLREEFVRDFVFPMLRANAVYEGAYLLGTSIARPLIAKRQIEIAKAEGADAVAHGATGKGNDQVRFELTYYALHPDIRVIAPWRIWDLNSRSKLIEFAERHGIPVPVTVEKPYSTDRNLFHISYEGGILEDPWREPYADMFQLTVAPEKAPDEPEYVEIDYEEGNPVAVNGEKLSPAALLARLNEIAGRHGVGRVDVVENRYVGMKSRGVYETPGGTLLHLAHRAVESVTLDREVMHLRDSLIPRYAEMVYYGYWFSPERQMLQAMVDQAQKAVTGTARLKLYKGSAHVVGRQAPQSLYRPDIATFEADSVYRQADAEGFIRLNALRLKIASQVGSLKL, from the coding sequence ATGGAACAACCAAAGAAAGTCGTTCTCGCGTACTCCGGTGGTTTGGACACATCCGTCATTTTGCGCTGGCTCGTCGATACGTACGGCTGCGAGGTGATCGCCTTTTGTGCCGACTTGGGCCAAGGCGAAGAGTTGGCTCCGGTTGAGGAGAAGGCGCGCCGAACCGGGGCGAGCAAGGTCTACATCGAGGATTTGCGCGAAGAGTTTGTCCGCGACTTTGTTTTTCCGATGCTGCGCGCCAACGCAGTGTATGAAGGCGCTTACCTCTTGGGCACTTCGATTGCGCGCCCGCTTATTGCCAAGCGGCAAATTGAAATCGCCAAGGCGGAGGGCGCGGATGCGGTGGCGCACGGCGCGACGGGCAAGGGCAACGACCAGGTTCGGTTCGAGCTCACGTATTACGCCCTGCACCCAGATATCCGGGTGATTGCGCCTTGGCGGATCTGGGATCTTAACTCCCGGTCGAAGCTTATCGAGTTTGCCGAGCGCCACGGAATTCCGGTGCCGGTGACGGTGGAAAAGCCGTACAGTACAGACCGCAATCTGTTCCACATCAGTTACGAGGGCGGCATCCTCGAAGACCCCTGGCGCGAGCCGTATGCAGACATGTTCCAATTAACCGTCGCGCCAGAGAAAGCCCCAGATGAGCCCGAGTATGTCGAAATCGATTACGAAGAGGGGAATCCCGTGGCCGTGAATGGGGAAAAACTATCACCAGCCGCGCTGCTTGCCCGGTTGAATGAAATTGCCGGGCGCCACGGGGTGGGCCGTGTAGACGTTGTCGAGAACCGCTACGTGGGGATGAAGTCGCGCGGAGTGTACGAGACGCCAGGCGGCACGCTGTTGCACCTCGCGCATCGCGCCGTGGAATCCGTCACCCTCGACCGCGAAGTGATGCATCTGCGCGATAGCTTGATCCCCCGCTACGCCGAGATGGTGTACTATGGATATTGGTTCTCGCCTGAACGGCAAATGCTGCAAGCCATGGTCGATCAGGCGCAAAAAGCCGTGACAGGTACGGCGCGGCTCAAGCTGTACAAGGGCAGCGCGCATGTGGTGGGCCGTCAAGCTCCGCAGTCTCTGTACCGGCCCGACATCGCTACCTTCGAAGCCGATTCGGTGTATCGGCAGGCCGACGCGGAAGGTTTCATTCGCCTCAACGCGTTGCGCTTGAAGATCGCGAGCCAAGTCGGCTCCTTGAAGCTTTGA